In one Streptomyces sp. NBC_01288 genomic region, the following are encoded:
- a CDS encoding MFS transporter, with product MPSTSNNDFRWLWLGQTVSQLGEQTSLVVLPLFAVLTLDVGAGQLGVLRAVEQAPILLLSLLVGAWVDGWRTRTVMVVADVGRTLVLGAAAVAGLFNWLGLPALFVLVFVAEVLSVFFDVAYQASLVRLVTSDQLVRGNSALEGSRSAAQIGGPALGGALVTLLSAPVAVASSALFFALSFLSVRRIRRTESVPERSERSPRVWRRIQEGLRFVVGESLLRTVCLAAAAFQLFFAATMTVYLLFLPRELHLSGTAVGLALAATGPGALVGALLAARLPGRFGYGRVIVVAAALGDGAFVCVPALHGSSATTMAVLLAVNFVFGVAGQLVNVTVMAVRQAVTPHGLQGRVAATITFAGMGLTPLGSLFGGFLAQEWGLRTGLLVTAAGMVLSPVVLALSPLARLGGDLDTREHDQPGTE from the coding sequence GTGCCGTCCACTTCGAACAATGATTTCCGCTGGCTCTGGTTGGGGCAGACGGTGTCCCAACTCGGCGAACAGACAAGCCTGGTGGTCCTCCCGCTCTTCGCCGTCCTGACGCTCGACGTCGGTGCCGGACAGTTGGGTGTCCTGCGTGCGGTGGAGCAGGCGCCGATCCTGCTGCTCTCGCTCCTCGTCGGCGCCTGGGTGGACGGATGGCGGACGCGCACGGTGATGGTGGTGGCGGACGTCGGCCGAACCCTGGTGCTGGGCGCCGCCGCCGTGGCCGGACTGTTCAACTGGCTCGGTCTGCCCGCCCTGTTCGTGCTGGTCTTCGTCGCGGAGGTCCTGTCCGTGTTCTTCGACGTGGCCTATCAGGCGTCTCTCGTACGGCTGGTGACGTCCGATCAGTTGGTGCGGGGCAACAGCGCGTTGGAGGGCAGCCGGTCCGCCGCACAGATCGGTGGGCCCGCTCTCGGCGGCGCGTTGGTGACTCTGCTGTCGGCGCCGGTGGCTGTCGCCTCCAGCGCGTTGTTCTTCGCGCTGTCGTTCCTGTCGGTCCGCCGGATCCGCCGTACCGAGTCCGTCCCGGAGCGCTCGGAACGTTCCCCGCGTGTATGGCGGCGGATCCAAGAGGGTCTGCGTTTCGTCGTCGGTGAGTCCTTGCTGCGGACCGTCTGCCTCGCCGCGGCCGCCTTCCAGCTCTTCTTCGCTGCCACGATGACCGTCTATCTGCTCTTCCTCCCCCGGGAACTGCACCTGTCGGGCACCGCCGTAGGCCTGGCGCTCGCGGCGACCGGTCCGGGCGCGCTCGTCGGCGCGCTGCTGGCCGCCCGGCTGCCGGGCCGGTTCGGATACGGCCGGGTGATCGTGGTCGCGGCGGCACTCGGCGACGGCGCGTTCGTGTGCGTGCCCGCGCTGCACGGTTCGTCCGCGACCACGATGGCCGTGCTTCTCGCGGTGAACTTCGTGTTCGGGGTCGCCGGGCAGCTGGTCAACGTCACGGTCATGGCCGTCCGGCAGGCCGTGACTCCCCACGGGTTGCAGGGGCGTGTGGCCGCGACGATCACGTTCGCCGGCATGGGGCTGACGCCGCTGGGCTCACTGTTCGGCGGGTTCCTAGCGCAGGAGTGGGGGCTGCGGACCGGCCTCCTCGTGACGGCCGCGGGCATGGTGCTGTCCCCGGTGGTGCTGGCGCTGTCCCCGCTCGCCCGCCTGGGCGGGGATCTTGACACCCGGGAACATGATCAGCCCGGTACCGAGTAG
- a CDS encoding response regulator transcription factor gives MAGYEVAAEAGDADALLAAVAEHRPAIAVVDVRMPPAQSDEGVRAALVIRRQWPTTAVLLLSQYVEERYAADLLTTSTGGVGYLLKQRVADVEDFIDALRRVEAGGTVLDPEVVAQLLLRRASDPLDRLTPREREVLALMAEGRSNSGIARQLVVSDSAVAKHINSIFTKLDLPSVDSDHRRVLAVLRFLSAGWARPGGRGVPNWRGSNCLSPETSKS, from the coding sequence ATGGCGGGCTATGAGGTCGCCGCCGAAGCCGGTGACGCCGACGCCCTGCTCGCCGCCGTCGCCGAACACCGCCCCGCCATCGCCGTCGTGGACGTCCGCATGCCGCCCGCCCAGTCCGACGAGGGGGTGCGCGCGGCCCTGGTCATCCGCCGCCAGTGGCCGACGACAGCGGTACTACTGCTCTCCCAGTACGTCGAAGAGCGGTATGCCGCCGACCTGTTGACGACGAGCACCGGCGGTGTCGGCTATCTGCTCAAGCAACGCGTCGCCGACGTCGAGGACTTCATCGACGCCCTCCGTCGCGTCGAGGCGGGCGGCACCGTCCTGGACCCCGAGGTCGTGGCCCAGCTCCTCCTGCGCCGAGCCAGCGACCCACTGGACCGACTCACCCCACGCGAGCGCGAGGTACTGGCCCTGATGGCCGAGGGACGCTCCAACTCCGGCATCGCCCGACAACTCGTCGTCAGCGACAGCGCGGTGGCCAAGCACATCAACAGCATCTTCACGAAACTCGATCTGCCCTCGGTCGACAGCGACCATCGCCGGGTGCTGGCGGTACTGCGGTTCCTGAGTGCCGGGTGGGCGAGGCCGGGTGGGCGAGGTGTTCCGAATTGGAGGGGCAGTAATTGCCTTTCGCCCGAGACCTCCAAAAGCTAA
- a CDS encoding sensor histidine kinase — translation MPLLTALRGALARVGRATVFNVAGVLLQLLPLLLLVEPWLVFAAGALTAVQRRRFASLAGVDIPLLPLAQRRPTLRGAMNWLRSGGTWRQLAYHLLVGPLVSCGTVVTVVLWGWGAFAGTALVWMWGVPPERRLKFLETSTEAVYINASGFAALLAATWLTLVLVRTDTRAAMALLGPSRTEQLTRRVEDLTESRAGAVDAADAERRRIERDLHDGAQQRLVSLAVNLGIARATLTDLPDEARQVIDQAHREAKEAIDELNNLVRGLHPAVLDDRGLDAALSGIAARGPLPVRLRVDVPRRLAPTIEAVAYFTVSEALANIAKHAPEASRADVTVGIRDGRLRVTVADDGPGGADPAHGSGLAGLARRAASVDGAFAISSPAGGPTVITVELPCAVSP, via the coding sequence ATGCCCCTACTCACCGCGCTGCGCGGCGCGTTGGCGCGCGTGGGCCGCGCGACGGTCTTCAACGTCGCCGGTGTGCTGCTGCAGTTGCTTCCGCTCCTGCTGCTCGTGGAGCCGTGGCTGGTCTTCGCCGCCGGCGCACTGACCGCCGTCCAGCGCCGCAGGTTCGCGTCGCTCGCGGGCGTCGACATCCCGCTTCTCCCTCTCGCGCAGCGCAGGCCCACACTCCGTGGAGCGATGAACTGGCTCCGCTCCGGGGGAACTTGGCGACAGCTCGCCTATCACCTGCTGGTGGGGCCATTGGTGTCGTGCGGGACGGTCGTCACCGTCGTGCTGTGGGGCTGGGGTGCGTTCGCGGGAACCGCCCTGGTGTGGATGTGGGGTGTGCCCCCTGAGCGGCGGCTGAAGTTCCTGGAGACGTCCACCGAGGCCGTCTACATCAACGCGTCCGGATTCGCAGCCCTGTTGGCCGCCACGTGGCTCACACTCGTCCTCGTTCGGACCGACACCCGCGCGGCCATGGCCCTGCTGGGCCCCAGCCGGACCGAACAGCTCACGCGACGGGTCGAGGACCTCACCGAGAGCCGGGCCGGAGCGGTGGACGCGGCCGACGCCGAACGCAGGCGCATAGAAAGGGACTTGCACGACGGGGCACAGCAACGCCTGGTCTCCCTCGCCGTGAACCTCGGTATCGCCAGAGCCACGCTCACCGACCTGCCCGACGAGGCCAGACAGGTCATCGACCAGGCCCACCGGGAGGCGAAGGAGGCGATCGACGAGCTGAACAACCTGGTGCGCGGCCTGCATCCGGCCGTCCTGGACGACCGGGGACTGGACGCGGCCCTGTCCGGCATCGCCGCGCGCGGCCCGCTGCCGGTACGGCTGCGCGTCGACGTACCCAGGCGGCTCGCCCCGACGATCGAGGCCGTCGCCTACTTCACCGTCTCCGAGGCGCTGGCCAACATCGCCAAGCACGCCCCCGAGGCCTCCCGGGCTGACGTCACCGTCGGGATCCGCGACGGTAGGCTCCGGGTCACCGTCGCAGACGACGGCCCCGGCGGCGCCGACCCCGCCCACGGCTCCGGCCTGGCCGGACTCGCCCGCCGGGCGGCCTCCGTGGACGGCGCGTTCGCGATCAGCAGCCCCGCCGGAGGCCCGACCGTCATCACCGTGGAGTTGCCGTGCGCCGTCTCGCCGTGA
- a CDS encoding MarR family winged helix-turn-helix transcriptional regulator, protein MNDDDLDPNAVASALLASIGVLVRRARQVPVEGGLTMPERSALSRLDRAGPTTSSALAREAQITAQAMGATLNALRTRGLVERRPDPDDGRRAVLTVTDAGRQALRNKRNARAELIAQALTGGAFTPTEMEQLAAAAPLLERLAQHL, encoded by the coding sequence ATGAACGACGACGACCTGGACCCGAACGCGGTCGCCTCGGCCCTGCTCGCGAGCATCGGCGTACTGGTGCGGCGGGCCCGGCAGGTGCCGGTCGAGGGCGGGCTCACGATGCCCGAGCGGAGCGCCCTGTCACGGCTGGACCGTGCGGGCCCCACGACCTCCTCGGCGCTGGCCCGGGAGGCGCAGATCACCGCGCAGGCCATGGGGGCGACGCTCAACGCGCTGCGCACCCGCGGCCTGGTCGAGCGTCGCCCGGATCCGGACGACGGCCGGCGCGCGGTACTGACGGTGACCGACGCGGGCCGCCAGGCACTGCGGAACAAGCGCAACGCGCGGGCCGAACTCATCGCCCAAGCCCTCACCGGCGGCGCGTTCACCCCGACGGAGATGGAGCAACTCGCCGCGGCCGCACCCCTGTTGGAGCGACTGGCCCAACACCTCTGA
- a CDS encoding MFS transporter, translated as MTTDPPKTRAPRRPAADDRYKWTALTNTTAAVFMSALDGSIVLIALPTIFRGIHLDPLAPGNIAYLLWMIMGYRLVQAVLVVTVGRLGDMYGRVRIYNSGFAVFTFASVLLSFDPFDGGRGAMWLIAWRVLQAVGGSMLTANSAAILTDAFPEEQRGFALGINQVAALGGMFIGLVAGGLLSAWDWRAVFWVNVPIGVFFTVWAYRTLRETAKHDGGRIDWWGNVTFAVGLSATLIAITFGLQPYGGHTMGWTNPLVDVLIAGGLLLLAAFVVIENRASAPMIQLSLFRQRAFTFGNLAGLAISIGRGGMQFVLIIWLQGIWLPLHGYDYADTPLWAGIFMLPLTAGFLAAGPVSGYLSDRIGSRGLATGGAALFGATFLGLMCLPIDFGYWIFAVLIALNGIASGMFASPNSSSIMGSVPARLRGVASGMRATFQNSGTAVSIGVFFSLMIAGLARSLPHTLTAGLQQQGVPAHLAAQVGGLPPVSSLFAAQLGVNPVQHLLQPSGALTHLTTAQQHTLTGSEFFPSLISGPFHSGLVIVFAFGATLAFLAAIASLLRGAGTGPTAKTREPRKAPTGETLARPDR; from the coding sequence ATGACGACAGATCCTCCCAAGACGCGCGCCCCGCGCCGCCCGGCCGCCGACGACCGGTACAAGTGGACGGCACTGACGAACACGACCGCCGCGGTCTTCATGTCCGCGCTGGACGGCTCCATCGTGCTGATCGCCCTGCCGACGATCTTCCGGGGCATCCATCTCGACCCGCTCGCGCCGGGCAACATCGCGTATCTGCTGTGGATGATCATGGGATACCGGCTGGTCCAGGCCGTGTTGGTGGTCACGGTGGGGCGGCTCGGCGACATGTACGGCCGGGTCCGGATCTACAACTCCGGGTTCGCGGTCTTCACCTTCGCCTCGGTCCTGCTGTCCTTCGACCCCTTCGACGGCGGCCGCGGAGCGATGTGGCTCATCGCCTGGCGGGTGCTCCAGGCCGTGGGCGGCTCGATGCTGACCGCGAACTCGGCCGCGATCCTCACCGACGCCTTCCCCGAGGAACAGCGCGGCTTCGCCCTCGGCATCAATCAAGTCGCCGCCCTGGGCGGGATGTTCATCGGTCTGGTCGCCGGCGGTCTGCTGTCGGCCTGGGACTGGCGGGCCGTGTTCTGGGTGAACGTGCCCATCGGCGTGTTCTTCACGGTGTGGGCGTACCGCACCCTGCGCGAGACAGCGAAGCACGACGGCGGCCGCATCGACTGGTGGGGCAACGTCACCTTCGCCGTGGGCCTCAGCGCCACCCTTATCGCGATCACCTTCGGCCTCCAGCCCTACGGCGGCCACACCATGGGCTGGACCAACCCGCTCGTCGACGTCCTGATAGCCGGCGGCCTGCTCCTCCTGGCGGCCTTCGTCGTCATCGAGAACCGTGCCTCGGCACCGATGATCCAGCTGAGCCTCTTCCGCCAACGGGCTTTCACCTTCGGCAACTTGGCGGGCCTGGCCATCTCGATCGGCCGGGGCGGAATGCAGTTCGTGCTGATCATCTGGCTCCAGGGCATCTGGCTCCCGCTGCACGGCTACGACTACGCCGACACTCCACTATGGGCCGGCATCTTCATGCTGCCGCTGACCGCGGGCTTCCTCGCGGCGGGTCCGGTCTCCGGGTATCTGTCGGACCGGATCGGTTCCCGGGGGCTGGCCACCGGCGGTGCGGCGCTGTTCGGCGCCACCTTCCTGGGCCTGATGTGCCTGCCGATCGACTTCGGTTACTGGATCTTCGCGGTGCTGATCGCGCTCAACGGGATCGCCAGCGGGATGTTCGCCTCCCCCAACTCCTCCTCGATCATGGGCAGTGTGCCCGCCCGGTTGCGCGGTGTCGCCTCCGGCATGCGCGCCACCTTCCAGAACTCCGGCACCGCCGTCTCCATCGGCGTGTTCTTCTCCCTGATGATCGCCGGGCTGGCCAGGAGCCTCCCGCACACGCTCACCGCGGGACTGCAACAGCAGGGCGTACCGGCCCACTTGGCCGCACAGGTCGGCGGGCTGCCCCCGGTCTCGTCCCTGTTCGCAGCGCAGCTGGGCGTCAACCCGGTCCAGCACCTGCTCCAGCCCAGCGGAGCCCTGACCCATCTGACGACGGCCCAGCAACACACCCTGACCGGAAGCGAGTTCTTCCCGAGCCTGATATCCGGGCCCTTCCACTCCGGTCTGGTCATCGTGTTCGCGTTCGGCGCCACCCTCGCCTTCCTCGCCGCGATCGCCTCCCTGCTGCGCGGTGCCGGCACCGGCCCCACGGCCAAGACCCGGGAACCGCGCAAGGCACCCACCGGCGAGACCCTCGCTCGACCGGACAGGTGA
- a CDS encoding isochorismatase family cysteine hydrolase translates to MPLTTIDPRAALVVVDLQKGIVSALTDAPVTAAVKQATRLATEFRRHGLPVILVNVTGRAPGRTDTFQSPNTTSPPAGWADLIDELDVQPTVHLITKRRRSAFHDTGLDTLLRDLGVTQVVLTGIATGSGVESTARSASDHGYHVVLATDAMGDPDPDSHRHSVERVFPKLGETASTAEVVDMVEATR, encoded by the coding sequence ATGCCACTGACCACAATCGACCCCAGGGCCGCGCTCGTCGTGGTCGACCTACAGAAGGGCATCGTCTCGGCCCTCACCGACGCCCCGGTCACGGCCGCCGTCAAGCAGGCGACCCGCCTGGCCACCGAGTTCCGGCGCCACGGCCTCCCCGTGATCCTGGTCAACGTCACCGGCCGCGCGCCGGGACGTACCGATACCTTCCAGTCCCCCAACACCACATCGCCGCCTGCCGGTTGGGCCGACCTCATCGACGAACTCGACGTACAACCGACCGTCCACCTGATCACCAAGCGGCGGCGCAGTGCGTTCCACGACACCGGACTCGACACGCTCCTACGGGACTTGGGCGTCACGCAGGTCGTGCTCACCGGCATCGCGACCGGTTCGGGCGTCGAGTCGACGGCACGCTCCGCCTCCGACCACGGCTATCACGTCGTCCTGGCCACCGACGCCATGGGCGATCCCGACCCCGACTCCCATCGCCACAGCGTCGAGCGCGTCTTCCCCAAGCTCGGCGAGACCGCGAGCACCGCCGAGGTCGTCGACATGGTGGAGGCGACGCGATGA
- a CDS encoding YbhB/YbcL family Raf kinase inhibitor-like protein, producing MTLLGRLLKNRRAGETHTAWNLPNLQGPDQLTLTSQDFGDGAIMPLKNCAKQIGGADLSPQLAWTPLPPGTAQLLLVVEDIDVPMAKPAVHCLALIDPSAAEQLEPGALAARHPGPGVRILRSTIGRGYHGPAPIKGHGPHRYVFELFALSTPLDSAATTTPIDRVRPRAFLPTISAPVLGRGRLTGVYER from the coding sequence ATGACCCTGCTGGGCCGACTCCTGAAGAACCGCAGAGCAGGCGAGACCCACACCGCGTGGAACCTACCCAACCTCCAAGGCCCCGACCAACTGACCCTCACCAGCCAGGACTTCGGCGACGGTGCCATCATGCCGCTGAAGAACTGCGCGAAGCAGATCGGCGGCGCCGACCTGTCCCCTCAGCTCGCCTGGACCCCGCTGCCGCCCGGCACCGCCCAACTCCTCCTGGTCGTAGAGGACATCGACGTCCCCATGGCCAAGCCGGCCGTGCACTGCCTCGCGCTGATCGACCCGTCGGCAGCCGAACAACTGGAACCCGGTGCCCTGGCCGCGCGGCATCCCGGCCCCGGGGTGCGGATCCTCCGGTCCACCATCGGACGGGGCTACCACGGTCCCGCGCCCATCAAGGGCCACGGCCCGCACCGTTACGTCTTCGAGCTGTTCGCCCTCTCAACTCCCTTGGACAGCGCGGCCACCACAACACCGATCGACCGGGTCCGACCCCGCGCCTTCCTGCCCACCATCAGCGCGCCCGTCCTCGGCCGGGGCCGACTGACCGGCGTCTACGAGCGCTGA
- a CDS encoding sugar phosphate isomerase/epimerase family protein — translation MTAAEFLATCWTTAGDAAPDQEDQRSPLDLRERVEAARDAGFTAFGLLYADLVEAERAYGIAGIRSLFEDNGISHVELELLTDWWADGPRRAASDTVRVGMLRAIEALGARTFKIGPDVADEPWELDVWAQEFAVLAAQADGVGARLGVEPLPWSNLRTVHDGLRLVEAAGHPAGGLIIDAWHVERAHTPPADLADVPGSRIVGVELNDADSDVVGTLFADTVHRRRLCGEGSFDLPGIIAALRTAGFRGPWGVEILSDAHRALPVRDAAAAAYRSAAALVR, via the coding sequence GTGACCGCTGCCGAATTCCTGGCCACCTGCTGGACGACGGCAGGTGACGCCGCTCCCGACCAGGAGGACCAGCGCAGTCCGCTCGACCTGCGGGAACGGGTGGAAGCGGCGCGGGACGCCGGATTCACCGCCTTCGGGCTGCTGTACGCGGACCTGGTGGAGGCCGAGCGCGCGTACGGGATCGCCGGGATCCGGTCCCTCTTCGAGGACAACGGGATCAGCCATGTCGAACTGGAGCTGCTGACCGACTGGTGGGCCGACGGACCCCGGCGCGCCGCGTCGGACACCGTCCGGGTCGGCATGCTGAGAGCCATCGAGGCGCTCGGCGCCCGCACCTTCAAGATCGGCCCCGACGTGGCGGACGAACCCTGGGAACTCGACGTCTGGGCCCAGGAGTTCGCCGTGCTGGCGGCCCAGGCCGACGGGGTGGGCGCCCGGCTCGGGGTCGAACCGCTGCCCTGGTCCAACCTCAGGACCGTGCACGACGGACTACGGCTCGTCGAGGCCGCCGGCCATCCGGCGGGCGGCCTCATCATCGACGCCTGGCACGTCGAGCGCGCCCACACCCCACCGGCCGACCTGGCGGACGTGCCCGGGTCGCGGATCGTGGGCGTGGAGCTCAACGACGCCGACAGCGACGTCGTCGGCACGCTCTTCGCGGACACCGTGCATCGCCGACGCCTGTGCGGAGAGGGCTCGTTCGACCTGCCGGGGATCATCGCCGCGCTGCGTACGGCCGGTTTCCGTGGTCCCTGGGGTGTGGAGATCCTCTCCGACGCGCATCGTGCGCTGCCGGTACGGGACGCTGCCGCTGCGGCGTACCGGAGTGCCGCCGCACTCGTGCGGTAG
- a CDS encoding sugar phosphate isomerase/epimerase family protein yields the protein MTTSPLNRIAGAPISWGVCEVPGWGYQLTPERVLNEMREVGLAATEFGPEGFLPSAPDAMARTLADHDLHAVGGFTPLLLHVPGHDPLPEAEQLLEGYDASKAEVLVLSAVTGQDGYDSRPELDADGWKLLLSNLDRLASLAAERGVRAVLHPHVGTMIENGDEVQRVLEHSAISLCLDTGHLLIGGTDPAELTRQAPERIAHTHMKDVDASLAAKVQDGQLSYTDAVRRGMYRPLGAGDVDVQAIVTHLSARGYDGWYVLEQDTILTEEPTTKGPVEDVWASAEHLRSVLRGVA from the coding sequence ATGACCACGTCCCCCCTGAACAGGATCGCCGGCGCTCCCATCTCCTGGGGCGTGTGCGAAGTACCCGGCTGGGGCTACCAGTTGACACCCGAGCGCGTACTGAACGAGATGCGCGAAGTCGGCCTGGCCGCCACCGAGTTCGGCCCCGAGGGCTTCCTGCCCAGCGCACCGGACGCCATGGCCCGCACGCTCGCCGACCACGACCTGCACGCCGTCGGCGGCTTCACCCCGCTGCTGCTGCACGTGCCCGGACACGACCCGCTGCCCGAGGCCGAACAGCTCCTGGAGGGCTACGACGCCTCGAAGGCGGAGGTCCTCGTCCTGTCGGCCGTCACCGGCCAGGACGGCTACGACTCCCGGCCCGAACTCGACGCCGACGGCTGGAAGTTGCTGCTGTCCAACCTCGACCGGCTCGCCTCGCTGGCCGCCGAACGCGGTGTACGCGCCGTCCTGCACCCGCACGTCGGCACGATGATCGAGAACGGCGACGAGGTCCAGCGCGTCCTGGAGCACTCGGCGATCTCCCTCTGCCTCGACACCGGCCACCTCCTCATCGGAGGCACCGACCCCGCCGAGCTCACCCGGCAGGCCCCCGAGCGCATCGCCCACACCCACATGAAGGACGTGGACGCCTCCCTCGCCGCCAAGGTCCAGGACGGACAGCTCAGTTACACCGACGCCGTGCGCAGGGGCATGTACCGCCCGCTCGGCGCGGGTGACGTGGACGTCCAGGCCATCGTCACCCACCTCAGCGCCCGCGGCTACGACGGCTGGTACGTCCTCGAACAGGACACCATCCTCACCGAGGAGCCCACCACGAAGGGACCCGTCGAGGACGTGTGGGCCAGCGCCGAGCACCTGCGCTCGGTGCTGCGCGGCGTCGCGTAG
- a CDS encoding O-methyltransferase: protein MTDREVPSRVVDAERIASKLGFALSCIPEVGRLLKVATASKPHGVVAESGTGSGVGTAWLHSGLGTGARLITVERDAELARRAAGLFADDDRVDVLTGDWRLLERHAPFDVFFCDGGGKRDDPERVVSLLAPGGLLVLDDFTPSPHWPPRFDDEVDELRLFYLTHPSLDATEMLTTPSTSAVVAARRP, encoded by the coding sequence ATGACAGATCGCGAGGTTCCGTCTCGCGTGGTGGACGCTGAGCGCATCGCCTCAAAGCTGGGCTTCGCGCTGAGCTGTATCCCCGAGGTGGGCAGACTGCTCAAGGTGGCCACGGCCTCGAAACCCCACGGAGTCGTCGCGGAGAGCGGCACCGGCTCGGGTGTGGGTACCGCCTGGCTGCACAGCGGACTCGGCACCGGTGCCCGTCTGATCACCGTAGAACGGGATGCGGAACTGGCCCGACGCGCGGCCGGTCTCTTCGCGGACGACGATCGCGTCGACGTCCTCACCGGGGACTGGCGGCTGCTGGAGCGGCACGCCCCCTTCGACGTCTTCTTCTGCGACGGCGGAGGCAAGCGCGACGACCCCGAGCGAGTCGTCTCGCTGCTCGCCCCCGGTGGCCTCCTCGTCCTGGACGACTTCACCCCGTCGCCCCACTGGCCGCCACGGTTCGACGACGAAGTGGATGAGCTACGCCTGTTCTACCTGACCCATCCGTCCCTCGACGCCACGGAGATGCTCACAACACCGTCCACTTCAGCGGTAGTTGCTGCCCGCCGCCCCTGA
- a CDS encoding cysteine desulfurase-like protein, which yields MAYDISALRALFPALSGGPAHFDGPGGTQTPRPVIEAITEALANPLSNRGQVTAGERNADAIVTGAREAMADLLGAEASGIVFGRSATQLTYDFSRTLAASWSPGDEVVVTRLDHDANIRPWIQAAERVGAVVRWADFDPATGELTPDHLRAALSDRTRLVAVTAASNLIGTRPAISEISRLAHGVGALVYVDGVHYTAHALVDIGELGADFFVCSPYKFLGPHHGVLAARPELLETLRPDKLLPSSDAVPERFELGTLPYELLAGTGTAVDVLARLDTDAVGSRRRRLTASLAALHQHEETLRTRIDQGLAALDGVTVHSKAADRTPTVLLTLDEAFGAQGTQDASRFLAERDVYAPSGSFYAIEVSRRLGLGDSGGLRIGLAPYTSVEDVDRLLTGLALFLKQPPR from the coding sequence GTGGCCTACGACATCAGCGCCCTGCGCGCCCTGTTCCCCGCCCTGAGCGGCGGGCCTGCCCATTTCGACGGTCCCGGTGGTACACAGACGCCGCGGCCGGTCATCGAGGCCATCACGGAGGCGCTGGCTAACCCGCTTTCGAACCGTGGGCAAGTGACCGCGGGGGAGCGCAACGCCGATGCGATCGTCACCGGGGCGCGCGAGGCCATGGCCGATCTTCTTGGGGCGGAGGCCTCGGGGATCGTCTTCGGGCGTAGTGCCACCCAGCTCACCTACGACTTCTCCCGCACCCTTGCCGCGAGCTGGTCGCCCGGAGACGAGGTCGTCGTCACCCGGCTCGACCACGATGCCAACATCCGCCCCTGGATCCAGGCCGCCGAGCGGGTCGGCGCCGTTGTTCGCTGGGCGGACTTCGATCCCGCGACCGGCGAACTCACCCCGGACCACCTCCGCGCCGCCCTGTCCGACCGCACCCGGCTGGTCGCCGTCACCGCCGCCTCCAACCTGATCGGCACCCGGCCCGCGATCAGTGAGATATCCCGGCTGGCTCATGGGGTAGGGGCCCTGGTGTACGTCGACGGGGTTCACTACACCGCGCACGCCCTCGTCGACATCGGCGAACTCGGCGCCGACTTCTTCGTGTGCTCGCCGTACAAGTTCCTCGGCCCGCACCACGGCGTCCTCGCCGCCCGGCCCGAGCTGCTCGAAACCCTGCGACCGGACAAGCTGCTGCCGTCCTCCGACGCGGTTCCGGAGCGCTTCGAACTCGGCACCCTGCCCTACGAGTTGCTCGCCGGGACGGGCACTGCGGTCGACGTCCTCGCCCGTCTCGACACGGACGCCGTCGGCAGCCGTCGCCGGCGGCTGACAGCGAGCCTCGCCGCGCTTCACCAGCACGAGGAGACCCTGCGTACGCGTATCGACCAGGGGCTCGCCGCGCTGGACGGGGTCACCGTCCACTCGAAGGCGGCCGACCGCACGCCCACTGTGCTCCTGACCCTGGACGAGGCCTTCGGCGCGCAGGGCACGCAGGACGCCTCCCGTTTCCTGGCGGAACGTGACGTGTACGCGCCCTCTGGCTCCTTCTACGCCATCGAGGTCTCCCGGCGGCTCGGTCTCGGCGACTCCGGTGGCCTGCGTATCGGGCTCGCGCCCTACACCAGCGTCGAGGACGTCGACCGGCTCCTCACCGGACTGGCGCTGTTCCTGAAGCAGCCGCCCCGGTAA